In Equus przewalskii isolate Varuska chromosome 6, EquPr2, whole genome shotgun sequence, one DNA window encodes the following:
- the APOA5 gene encoding apolipoprotein A-V isoform X1 — MASKAAVLTWALALILAFSTAWARKGFWDYFSQSSRDKGRVEQIQQQKLAWEPARLKDSREQDLSNMDKFLEKLGLLSGQGKVPPGLPHDPVGMWQRLQEELEEVRARLEPYMTEVHERVGWNLEGLRRQLKPYTMELMEQVALRVQELQEQLRVVGEDTKTQLLGGVDEARGLLQELQSRVAHHTDRVKALFHPYAERLVSGIGRHVQELHRSVAPHAAASPARLSRCVQVLSQKLTLKAKALHARIQQNLDRLREELSAFAGAGAGASAGGAKEGADPDPQVLSQEVRQRLQAFRHDTFLQIAAFTHAIDQETEEVQQQLAPPPPGHHAFAPEFLPGDSGKARSELQARLDDLWEDINYSIHNDGLGGGGGEP; from the exons ATGGCAAGCAAGGCTGCAGTTCTGACCTGGGCTCTGGCCCTCATCTTAG CGTTTTCAACGGCCTGGGCACGGAAGGGCTTCTGggactacttcagccagagcagccGCGATAAAGGCAGGGTGGAGCAGATCCAGCAGCAGAAGCTGGCGTGGGAGCCCGC CAGGCTGAAAGACAGCCGTGAGCAAGACCTCAGCAATATGGACAAGTTCCTGGAAAAGCTGGGCCTTCTGAGTGGGCAGGGAAAGGTGCCTCCTGGGCTCCCACACGACCCGGTGGGCATGTGGCAGCGGCTGCAGGAGGAGTTGGAAGAGGTGAGGGCCCGCCTGGAGCCCTACATGACAGAGGTACACGAGCGCGTGGGCTGGAACCTGGAAGGGCTGCGGCGGCAGCTGAAGCCCTATACCATGGAGCTGATGGAGCAGGTGGCCCTGCGCGTACAGGAGCTGCAGGAGCAGTTGCGCGTGGTCGGAGAGGACACCAAGACCCAGCTGCTGGGAGGCGTGGATGAGGCGCGGGGCCTGCTGCAGGAACTGCAGAGCCGCGTGGCGCACCACACTGACCGCGTCAAGGCGCTCTTCCACCCCTACGCCGAGCGCCTGGTGTCGGGCATCGGGCGCCACGTGCAGGAGCTGCACCGCAGCGTGGCCCCGCACGCCGCCGCCAGCCCGGCGCGCCTCAGCCGCTGCGTGCAGGTGCTCTCGCAGAAGCTCACGCTCAAGGCCAAGGCCCTGCACGCACGCATCCAGCAGAACCTGGACCGGCTACGCGAAGAGCTCAGCGCCTTTGCCGGCGCCGGCGCCGGCGCCAGCGCAGGCGGCGCGAAGGAAGGGGCCGACCCAGACCCCCAGGTTCTGTCCCAGGAGGTGCGCCAGCGACTCCAGGCTTTCCGCCACGACACCTTCCTGCAGATCGCCGCCTTCACCCACGCCATTGACCAGGAGACTGAGGAGGTCCAGCAGCAGCTGGCGCCGCCCCCACCAGGCCACCACGCCTTCGCCCCAGAGTTCCTCCCAGGGGACAGCGGCAAGGCCCGGAGTGAGCTGCAGGCCCGTCTCGACGACCTGTGGGAAGACATCAACTATAGCATTCATAACGATGGGCTCGGTGGTGGCGGCGGGGAGCCCTGA
- the APOA5 gene encoding apolipoprotein A-V isoform X2, producing MASKAAVLTWALALILAFSTAWARKGFWDYFSQSSRDKGRVEQIQQQKLAWEPALKDSREQDLSNMDKFLEKLGLLSGQGKVPPGLPHDPVGMWQRLQEELEEVRARLEPYMTEVHERVGWNLEGLRRQLKPYTMELMEQVALRVQELQEQLRVVGEDTKTQLLGGVDEARGLLQELQSRVAHHTDRVKALFHPYAERLVSGIGRHVQELHRSVAPHAAASPARLSRCVQVLSQKLTLKAKALHARIQQNLDRLREELSAFAGAGAGASAGGAKEGADPDPQVLSQEVRQRLQAFRHDTFLQIAAFTHAIDQETEEVQQQLAPPPPGHHAFAPEFLPGDSGKARSELQARLDDLWEDINYSIHNDGLGGGGGEP from the exons ATGGCAAGCAAGGCTGCAGTTCTGACCTGGGCTCTGGCCCTCATCTTAG CGTTTTCAACGGCCTGGGCACGGAAGGGCTTCTGggactacttcagccagagcagccGCGATAAAGGCAGGGTGGAGCAGATCCAGCAGCAGAAGCTGGCGTGGGAGCCCGC GCTGAAAGACAGCCGTGAGCAAGACCTCAGCAATATGGACAAGTTCCTGGAAAAGCTGGGCCTTCTGAGTGGGCAGGGAAAGGTGCCTCCTGGGCTCCCACACGACCCGGTGGGCATGTGGCAGCGGCTGCAGGAGGAGTTGGAAGAGGTGAGGGCCCGCCTGGAGCCCTACATGACAGAGGTACACGAGCGCGTGGGCTGGAACCTGGAAGGGCTGCGGCGGCAGCTGAAGCCCTATACCATGGAGCTGATGGAGCAGGTGGCCCTGCGCGTACAGGAGCTGCAGGAGCAGTTGCGCGTGGTCGGAGAGGACACCAAGACCCAGCTGCTGGGAGGCGTGGATGAGGCGCGGGGCCTGCTGCAGGAACTGCAGAGCCGCGTGGCGCACCACACTGACCGCGTCAAGGCGCTCTTCCACCCCTACGCCGAGCGCCTGGTGTCGGGCATCGGGCGCCACGTGCAGGAGCTGCACCGCAGCGTGGCCCCGCACGCCGCCGCCAGCCCGGCGCGCCTCAGCCGCTGCGTGCAGGTGCTCTCGCAGAAGCTCACGCTCAAGGCCAAGGCCCTGCACGCACGCATCCAGCAGAACCTGGACCGGCTACGCGAAGAGCTCAGCGCCTTTGCCGGCGCCGGCGCCGGCGCCAGCGCAGGCGGCGCGAAGGAAGGGGCCGACCCAGACCCCCAGGTTCTGTCCCAGGAGGTGCGCCAGCGACTCCAGGCTTTCCGCCACGACACCTTCCTGCAGATCGCCGCCTTCACCCACGCCATTGACCAGGAGACTGAGGAGGTCCAGCAGCAGCTGGCGCCGCCCCCACCAGGCCACCACGCCTTCGCCCCAGAGTTCCTCCCAGGGGACAGCGGCAAGGCCCGGAGTGAGCTGCAGGCCCGTCTCGACGACCTGTGGGAAGACATCAACTATAGCATTCATAACGATGGGCTCGGTGGTGGCGGCGGGGAGCCCTGA